In one window of Cytophagaceae bacterium ABcell3 DNA:
- the prmC gene encoding peptide chain release factor N(5)-glutamine methyltransferase: MGNTAKKLFDSTYSALQLPDENEKKAIAYVLLEHFGGIEKKDILVDKALSESVVIPKEIITRLNQEEPLQYILGETEFYGRRFLVNPSTLIPRPETEELVNLMIQQHKNKPNLEICDIGTGSGCIPITLAAELPQSKVTATDFSKTALETAKKNADLNHVQVQFILHDILKAPLPQPFDIIVSNPPYVTEAEKGQMEKNVLDHEPATALFVPNDNPLLFYKRITQEASEKLKPGGCLYFEINAQFGKETANELKKAGFSDIKIIKDLCGKDRFVSGSLQTTV; this comes from the coding sequence GTGGGAAATACAGCAAAAAAACTATTTGATTCAACATATTCAGCCTTACAATTGCCCGATGAAAATGAAAAAAAAGCCATTGCCTATGTGCTTTTGGAGCATTTTGGAGGAATTGAGAAAAAAGATATACTAGTTGACAAAGCACTTTCAGAATCCGTAGTCATCCCCAAAGAAATCATAACCAGGCTTAACCAAGAAGAGCCATTGCAATATATCCTTGGCGAAACTGAGTTTTATGGAAGGAGGTTTCTGGTAAACCCTTCCACTCTGATTCCACGTCCAGAAACAGAAGAACTGGTAAACCTGATGATCCAGCAACACAAAAACAAACCCAACCTTGAAATTTGCGATATAGGAACCGGTTCCGGCTGTATACCCATAACCTTGGCCGCCGAACTCCCACAATCCAAAGTTACCGCTACCGACTTTAGCAAAACGGCTCTTGAAACAGCCAAAAAAAACGCCGATCTAAACCATGTTCAAGTCCAATTTATACTTCATGATATATTAAAAGCCCCCCTTCCACAACCTTTTGATATTATAGTCAGCAATCCCCCTTACGTCACCGAGGCAGAAAAAGGACAAATGGAAAAGAATGTGCTGGACCATGAACCTGCCACAGCACTTTTCGTACCTAATGACAATCCGCTACTTTTCTATAAAAGGATAACCCAAGAGGCCTCCGAGAAACTAAAACCTGGCGGGTGCCTGTATTTTGAAATAAATGCACAATTTGGGAAAGAAACCGCTAATGAACTTAAAAAAGCCGGTTTTTCTGATATAAAAATCATTAAAGACCTCTGTGGAAAAGACAGGTTTGTCTCGGGCAGTTTGCAAACCACTGTTTAA
- a CDS encoding AAA domain-containing protein, with protein MQKILTSFLRKLTNLSSSNRSLLLLRLSAQQDIDLHTFDFLYKNTPSFTLIDQLIAGKAKIPLCDVADSREERVNNASRRLRMVMRRDNFIYEERGGKDLYVGWPFVQGRFNDGTLVRCPLMFFPVELQISGNQWLMVQREGESASLNKSFLLAYAYFNQVALDENLIETSISDFGSESQMFRTKLYELLKESPLEINFNQDLFIDKLVDFKQFKKPDFEEGSANGELKLLPEAVLGIFPQADSWLVPDYEQIIDNNNFKDLEDFFVSRTNIDDKGGTGFHFLSKIKEEQFFTPYKMDASQENAIKAVKKGNSVVVQGPPGTGKSQMICNLIADSIATGKRVLLVCQKRAALDVVYKRLQAYELTDFVGLVHDFKNDRRAIYQKIHHQTERLSEYKYKNNSLDSIFLERQFLQTSRQIDQVTEELEEFRQALYDDKEFGLSVKELYLNSDPEERHIPLKQEFRHFKSGDQDAFVRKIHAWFPYAERFRRFEYLWNDRVSFKDFALSDQKEILRLLDYIPFFQAELADNLREVLDTPLDFEECEWLNDRRDKAEQLLELVDDPAVYEFLQFVLNKQTDINWFLIREKQVMECFKGEDLEKSIESSQLVVVREAVEKAFQARKQPHKWLYWRLFSKDRFLLKRVFVANGLEWNREGFEKILQRLDNRMNLEHNITEMNEAVWLLDVPEDKNMHTMEEWMHRQHLALAAKEILLELRVLKDYLNIPSTSQKDFVKAIKRVLTLVNKVPQEKTHWLKYFTGRQISKILADYEYPLQLAAALKKDFDSLAEFDKITAEMPSHELSVMEKLFDEVKDGGASCAEKLFINSLHLEWIEQIESKYPVLRMVSSLKMEQAEKGLQDAVKEKIKLSREILLMKARERTYANASYNRLNNMVTYRDLAHQVSKKKRIWPIRKLVSAFSEELFELMPCWMASPETVSAIFPMEQLFDLVIFDEASQCYAEKGIPAMYRGRQIVVTGDDKQLAPNDMYQVRWDEEEDDTPELAVDSLLDLTSKYLMQVQLMGHYRSRSPELISFSNQNFYRNTLKLLPDVRVVNDEAPAIEYVKVDGLWENSINSEEADKVVELASAYFENSEQSVGIVTFNYKQQSYIRDLLDEWAIKNKKTVPESLFVKNIENVQGDERDVIIFSVGYAPDKNGRFAMQFGSLNAEKGENRLNVAVTRARHKIFLVSSILPNQLKVDHVKNLGPKLLKDYLQYAWEVSNGNYKPKGQETDINRGDWYLRKRLLDVRTEKDPELLDDMPFADLSVKANNRYVGLLLTDDNIYHQALSVKDFHAYAHLSMKEKKWKVRKVFSRQFWDSKTQTMDQIRKAFNAE; from the coding sequence ATGCAAAAGATATTAACATCATTTTTGAGGAAGTTGACAAACTTAAGCAGTTCCAATAGATCGCTTCTTTTGTTACGTTTGTCTGCTCAGCAGGATATTGATCTACATACTTTTGACTTTCTCTATAAAAACACGCCTTCTTTTACATTAATTGACCAATTGATAGCTGGTAAGGCGAAAATTCCATTGTGTGATGTGGCTGATAGCAGAGAAGAGCGGGTAAATAATGCCAGCCGTAGGCTGAGGATGGTCATGAGACGGGACAATTTTATCTATGAAGAGCGAGGGGGGAAAGACTTGTATGTTGGCTGGCCTTTTGTGCAAGGGCGGTTCAATGACGGTACATTGGTCAGATGTCCTTTGATGTTTTTTCCTGTGGAATTGCAAATTTCAGGTAATCAATGGCTGATGGTTCAGAGAGAAGGAGAAAGCGCATCGCTAAACAAATCTTTTCTGTTGGCTTATGCCTATTTTAATCAGGTTGCATTAGATGAAAATTTAATTGAAACGTCTATAAGTGATTTTGGTTCAGAAAGCCAGATGTTTAGGACTAAGCTTTATGAATTGCTCAAAGAAAGTCCACTGGAAATTAATTTTAACCAAGATTTATTTATAGATAAGCTTGTTGATTTTAAGCAATTTAAAAAGCCCGATTTTGAAGAAGGTTCTGCCAATGGTGAGCTTAAACTTCTTCCTGAAGCTGTTTTGGGTATTTTCCCTCAGGCCGATTCTTGGCTGGTTCCTGACTACGAGCAAATCATTGATAACAATAACTTTAAAGATCTCGAAGACTTTTTTGTTTCCAGAACAAATATTGATGATAAAGGTGGCACGGGTTTTCACTTCCTGAGCAAAATTAAAGAAGAGCAGTTTTTTACGCCGTATAAAATGGACGCTTCTCAGGAAAATGCCATTAAAGCAGTAAAAAAAGGTAATTCTGTAGTAGTGCAGGGACCTCCCGGTACTGGTAAATCTCAGATGATCTGTAATCTGATTGCTGATTCTATTGCTACCGGAAAGCGGGTTCTTTTAGTGTGTCAAAAAAGGGCTGCCCTTGATGTGGTTTACAAAAGATTGCAAGCGTATGAACTTACCGACTTTGTAGGGCTGGTACATGATTTTAAGAATGATAGAAGGGCTATTTATCAAAAGATTCATCATCAAACTGAGCGGCTGAGTGAGTATAAGTATAAGAACAACAGCTTGGATTCAATCTTTCTTGAAAGGCAGTTTTTGCAAACCAGCAGGCAGATTGACCAGGTTACTGAAGAACTTGAAGAGTTCAGGCAGGCCTTGTACGACGACAAAGAGTTTGGACTATCTGTTAAAGAGCTTTACCTAAATAGTGACCCAGAAGAACGTCATATACCTTTAAAGCAGGAGTTTCGGCATTTTAAATCTGGAGATCAGGATGCATTTGTAAGGAAAATTCATGCATGGTTTCCTTATGCTGAAAGGTTTAGAAGGTTTGAATACCTGTGGAACGACAGGGTGTCTTTTAAGGATTTTGCACTGTCAGACCAAAAAGAAATTTTAAGGCTTTTAGATTATATTCCGTTTTTTCAGGCAGAACTAGCTGATAATCTTAGGGAAGTACTGGATACACCTTTGGATTTTGAAGAATGTGAGTGGCTAAATGACAGAAGGGACAAAGCAGAGCAACTGCTTGAGCTTGTAGACGATCCTGCAGTTTACGAGTTTTTGCAGTTTGTACTTAATAAACAGACAGATATAAACTGGTTTCTTATTCGTGAGAAACAGGTTATGGAGTGTTTTAAAGGAGAGGACTTAGAAAAATCCATTGAGTCTTCACAGTTGGTTGTGGTGCGGGAGGCAGTGGAAAAAGCTTTTCAGGCCCGTAAACAACCGCATAAATGGCTGTATTGGCGTTTGTTCTCTAAAGATCGTTTTTTGTTGAAAAGGGTTTTTGTGGCTAATGGCTTGGAGTGGAACAGAGAAGGGTTTGAGAAAATTCTCCAGCGGTTAGACAACCGTATGAACCTGGAGCATAATATTACAGAGATGAACGAGGCGGTATGGCTATTGGATGTTCCAGAAGACAAAAACATGCATACCATGGAGGAGTGGATGCACCGACAACACCTTGCCTTGGCTGCCAAAGAAATTTTGCTTGAGCTGAGGGTACTTAAGGATTATCTTAATATTCCTTCTACGTCTCAGAAAGACTTTGTAAAGGCTATAAAAAGAGTCTTGACGCTTGTGAACAAAGTGCCCCAGGAAAAAACGCACTGGTTGAAGTATTTTACAGGTAGGCAGATTAGTAAGATTCTTGCAGACTATGAATACCCGCTTCAGCTAGCAGCAGCATTGAAAAAAGACTTCGATTCATTGGCTGAGTTTGATAAAATTACGGCAGAGATGCCTAGCCATGAACTGAGTGTCATGGAAAAATTATTTGATGAAGTAAAGGACGGAGGTGCTTCCTGTGCGGAAAAATTGTTTATCAATAGCTTACACTTAGAATGGATAGAGCAAATTGAGTCTAAGTATCCTGTATTGCGGATGGTGTCTTCGTTGAAAATGGAGCAGGCTGAAAAAGGGCTTCAGGATGCGGTGAAGGAAAAAATAAAGCTGAGCCGCGAGATTCTTTTAATGAAAGCCCGTGAAAGGACGTATGCCAATGCCAGTTATAACCGCCTGAACAATATGGTCACTTACCGGGATTTGGCACACCAGGTGAGCAAAAAGAAGCGTATTTGGCCGATTCGAAAGCTGGTTTCTGCTTTCTCTGAGGAACTTTTTGAGCTTATGCCATGTTGGATGGCGTCACCTGAAACTGTTTCGGCTATATTCCCTATGGAGCAATTGTTTGACTTGGTCATTTTTGATGAGGCTTCGCAATGTTATGCAGAAAAGGGGATCCCGGCGATGTATAGAGGACGGCAAATAGTAGTAACTGGCGATGACAAGCAATTAGCGCCTAATGATATGTATCAAGTGAGGTGGGATGAAGAAGAAGACGACACACCAGAATTGGCCGTAGATTCTCTTCTTGATTTGACTTCTAAATATTTAATGCAGGTGCAACTTATGGGGCACTATCGTAGCCGTTCGCCTGAATTGATCAGTTTCTCTAACCAAAACTTTTATCGAAACACTTTAAAATTGTTGCCTGATGTAAGGGTTGTGAATGACGAAGCGCCTGCTATTGAATATGTGAAAGTTGATGGCTTGTGGGAAAACAGCATTAATAGTGAAGAAGCTGATAAAGTAGTGGAACTGGCGTCTGCTTATTTTGAGAATAGTGAGCAGTCCGTGGGGATTGTTACTTTTAACTATAAGCAACAAAGCTATATTAGGGACTTGTTAGATGAGTGGGCTATTAAAAACAAAAAGACTGTTCCAGAGAGTTTATTTGTTAAAAATATTGAAAATGTCCAAGGTGATGAAAGGGATGTAATTATCTTTTCTGTTGGGTATGCGCCTGATAAAAATGGAAGATTTGCTATGCAGTTTGGTAGTCTAAATGCGGAGAAAGGGGAAAACAGGCTGAATGTAGCAGTGACCCGTGCACGGCATAAAATATTTTTGGTAAGTAGTATTTTGCCGAACCAACTGAAGGTAGACCATGTGAAGAATTTAGGGCCTAAATTGCTTAAAGACTATCTCCAATATGCTTGGGAGGTTTCAAATGGGAATTATAAGCCTAAAGGACAAGAGACGGATATTAACAGAGGTGACTGGTATTTGAGGAAAAGACTTTTGGATGTAAGGACAGAAAAAGACCCAGAACTTCTTGACGATATGCCTTTTGCAGATCTTTCTGTTAAGGCGAACAACAGGTATGTAGGCTTGCTGCTAACAGATGACAATATTTACCATCAGGCGCTTTCTGTAAAAGATTTCCATGCATACGCTCATTTGTCAATGAAAGAGAAAAAATGGAAAGTACGCAAAGTGTTTAGTCGACAGTTCTGGGACAGTAAAACCCAAACCATGGATCAGATAAGGAAAGCTTTTAATGCTGAATAG
- the ribD gene encoding bifunctional diaminohydroxyphosphoribosylaminopyrimidine deaminase/5-amino-6-(5-phosphoribosylamino)uracil reductase RibD, whose product MDQDKVFMQRALELAVKGAGNVSPNPMVGCVIVKDKRIIGEGWHQKYGEAHAEVNAINSVRHKQDLMGATLYVTLEPCSHYGKTPPCADLIVQYPFSRVVVASADPNPLVCGKGNDKIKAAGIEVDTGVLEDKADEINKRFFTYINKKRPYIIFKWAETADGFIARSNYDSKWISNSYSRMLVHKWRSEEDAIMVGTRTAFYDDPKLNVRDWYGKDPIKALIDRKLKISDNAAMFGSGLTYVYNSIKDEEHDHKRYVKISGQEPFLYYVMQDLYKRNVQSVFVEGGSGLFKALVDCNLWDEARIFKGAAFFGEGIAAPRLRGETVTIDDVAGDELRIIRNLIA is encoded by the coding sequence ATGGATCAGGATAAGGTTTTTATGCAAAGGGCGCTTGAGCTAGCTGTAAAAGGAGCCGGCAACGTAAGCCCCAATCCCATGGTAGGGTGTGTAATTGTTAAAGATAAAAGGATTATAGGAGAAGGTTGGCATCAAAAATATGGAGAAGCTCATGCTGAGGTAAATGCGATCAATAGTGTTAGACATAAACAAGACCTTATGGGAGCCACTTTGTACGTAACACTTGAGCCATGCTCTCATTATGGCAAAACGCCTCCCTGTGCTGATTTAATTGTTCAGTATCCTTTTTCAAGGGTTGTGGTGGCGAGTGCCGACCCTAATCCTTTGGTGTGTGGCAAAGGCAACGATAAGATAAAAGCAGCAGGTATTGAGGTGGATACAGGCGTATTGGAAGATAAAGCAGATGAAATTAATAAGCGCTTCTTTACCTATATCAATAAAAAGCGACCATACATTATTTTTAAATGGGCAGAAACAGCTGATGGTTTTATTGCAAGGTCTAACTATGATTCAAAGTGGATCAGTAATTCTTATTCGCGGATGTTGGTGCACAAGTGGCGCTCAGAAGAGGATGCCATTATGGTAGGTACCCGCACAGCATTTTATGATGACCCTAAGTTAAATGTCAGGGACTGGTATGGAAAAGATCCGATCAAGGCATTGATTGATCGCAAACTCAAAATATCAGATAATGCCGCTATGTTTGGATCAGGGCTCACTTATGTATACAATTCAATAAAGGATGAGGAGCATGACCATAAAAGGTATGTCAAAATCAGTGGGCAGGAGCCTTTTTTGTACTATGTAATGCAGGATTTATATAAACGCAATGTACAGTCTGTCTTTGTAGAGGGGGGGAGCGGTTTGTTTAAAGCCCTCGTTGATTGCAACCTGTGGGATGAAGCTAGGATATTTAAAGGGGCAGCGTTTTTTGGCGAAGGGATAGCAGCTCCCCGTTTAAGAGGAGAAACGGTAACCATTGACGACGTCGCAGGTGATGAACTGAGAATAATTCGTAACCTTATAGCTTAA
- a CDS encoding OmpA family protein, which translates to MVNYLLQKSYFFILLLLIITSTNVLGQKRNKYHSSSLSSKGTLNQISAEHQFTFHNINKTPYYHNQSKYKEIKKLEEKENLEKLLPALEEYVRNFGIQNFSRDISLLWKLGQLYEVTGDKEKAKFIYTIALKNTPNKGEDERVKQYFSNWDRNIEKNFYVPLEEYYELVDYRRNIDTLRPPKSVFLNMGELVNDIKYPDYGPTINVQSDMMIFTKRKKRLRQGKIELVESEDLWYSKNYDGFWDEAEPFDHPVNSACNEGSATISRDGKTLYFTRCKVAGFQYDCADVIGNCDIYVTHKKEDGTWGKPENLGENVNTIYWDSQPTLSHTEDTLYFASDRPGGFGLSDIWYTYKKSNGTWAKAKNMGPVINTRENEVSPFYHPKYHVLYFSSKGHLVNFGNFDIYKSTRINGQWQEPKNIGPLVNGEGSEYYFTIDSKSKDLFYAKSELKNPDNLDLHSFPLPMEAQPLATTKFSGSLKDSISGESFEGIVSIIDITNGVEVAPKFIKLDGSFEFDLIDQNEYLLVIQGDDFFRIEEKFFLDGDVNYDIKTPSIKYNKWKFASLEFEPGKSKILPKMEADLNKVVDFIVDHPTFKLKISGHTDSKGNADHNLQLSKQRAQSIKEYIVEKGKVDRDRIEALGFGSQKPLVEEKTEADRQINRRVEFEIIKPGDKNKAPEDPEAISDF; encoded by the coding sequence ATGGTAAATTATCTCTTACAGAAGTCATATTTTTTCATTCTCTTGTTGCTGATCATCACCTCTACCAATGTATTGGGGCAAAAGAGAAACAAGTACCATAGCTCCTCTCTGTCTTCAAAAGGAACATTGAACCAAATAAGTGCTGAGCATCAGTTTACATTTCATAATATCAATAAAACACCTTATTACCACAACCAGTCGAAATACAAAGAAATAAAAAAGCTGGAAGAAAAAGAGAACCTTGAGAAGCTGCTTCCGGCACTTGAGGAGTATGTACGTAACTTTGGTATTCAAAACTTTTCAAGAGACATCAGCTTGCTTTGGAAACTGGGACAACTTTATGAAGTTACCGGAGACAAAGAAAAGGCAAAGTTTATTTACACCATCGCTTTAAAAAACACGCCAAACAAAGGGGAGGATGAACGAGTCAAGCAGTATTTTTCTAATTGGGACAGGAATATTGAAAAAAACTTTTATGTGCCTTTGGAAGAATATTACGAATTGGTGGACTACAGGAGAAACATTGACACCCTAAGGCCTCCTAAAAGTGTATTTTTGAATATGGGGGAATTGGTAAATGATATCAAATACCCAGACTACGGCCCCACTATCAATGTGCAGAGCGACATGATGATATTTACCAAAAGGAAGAAAAGGTTACGCCAAGGCAAAATAGAGCTTGTAGAATCTGAAGACCTTTGGTATAGCAAAAACTACGATGGCTTTTGGGATGAGGCAGAACCTTTTGACCACCCGGTAAACTCGGCATGCAACGAAGGTTCCGCAACAATTTCCCGCGATGGCAAAACCTTATATTTTACGAGGTGCAAGGTAGCAGGCTTTCAATACGACTGTGCAGACGTAATAGGCAACTGCGACATTTATGTCACCCACAAGAAAGAGGACGGTACTTGGGGCAAGCCTGAAAATTTAGGGGAAAATGTAAACACAATCTACTGGGACAGTCAACCTACACTCTCTCATACCGAAGATACTTTGTACTTTGCATCAGACAGGCCTGGCGGCTTTGGGTTATCAGATATTTGGTACACCTATAAAAAGTCAAATGGCACCTGGGCCAAAGCAAAAAACATGGGACCGGTTATCAACACCCGTGAAAATGAGGTTAGCCCATTCTATCATCCCAAATACCATGTCCTTTATTTCAGCTCCAAAGGTCATTTGGTCAATTTTGGCAATTTCGATATTTATAAGTCCACAAGAATCAATGGACAATGGCAGGAGCCAAAAAACATTGGCCCGCTCGTCAATGGAGAAGGTAGCGAATACTACTTTACTATTGATTCAAAATCTAAAGACCTCTTTTACGCAAAGTCGGAGTTAAAGAACCCGGACAACCTAGACCTCCACTCTTTCCCTCTGCCCATGGAAGCTCAGCCCCTAGCCACAACAAAGTTCTCTGGCAGTTTGAAAGACTCCATTTCAGGAGAATCGTTTGAAGGGATTGTATCTATCATTGACATTACAAATGGTGTAGAAGTAGCGCCAAAGTTTATCAAGCTAGACGGGTCTTTTGAGTTTGACCTAATAGACCAAAACGAATACCTGCTTGTCATACAAGGTGACGATTTTTTCAGGATTGAAGAAAAGTTCTTCCTTGATGGGGATGTAAACTATGATATAAAAACCCCATCCATCAAATACAACAAATGGAAGTTTGCATCTCTTGAGTTCGAACCAGGAAAGTCCAAAATATTACCGAAGATGGAAGCGGACTTAAATAAAGTGGTAGACTTTATTGTAGACCACCCTACCTTTAAGCTTAAGATCTCTGGCCATACAGACTCTAAAGGAAACGCAGACCATAACCTCCAACTTTCCAAGCAAAGGGCTCAGTCTATTAAAGAATATATTGTTGAGAAAGGCAAGGTAGACAGAGATAGGATTGAAGCTTTGGGCTTTGGAAGTCAAAAACCACTGGTAGAAGAAAAAACCGAAGCGGACAGGCAGATTAACAGAAGGGTTGAATTTGAAATCATAAAACCAGGCGATAAAAACAAGGCTCCAGAAGACCCTGAAGCAATATCTGACTTTTAG